In the genome of Caldisphaera lagunensis DSM 15908, the window CTCATATTTTTAGAATAATCAATAGAAATTTTATTAAGCAAATAGTCATTAAGTTTTATGGCATTTTTTATTATATATTCTTACTAATTTAAATACTTATATTGATTCTTTTGTCCTTCGTTACAACTTATTAAAAATTACAATTTAATTTTAAGATATCAATCATGATTAAATTATTTGTATTATGATTAATGAATCTGTTTTTATTGTTATTAAAAATTTTAATAATAAAACTTGATATTTTTAATCTTATTAAAACTTTTTAAATATATTTAAATGGATTAACTAAAACATATATTGCGTTTATCAACCTATATCAACTATTAAAAAGCTTAGATCACTGATAAGTTCTAATAGTTTCTCAACAAAAGAAACCCTTATCTTTGTAGAGGAGGTTAGTTAATCATAAGTTAATTTAGTAAAAATATATAAAAAATTTATATTAAACATATATTAAATTTGATAATTTTCTATGTATTCCTTTAATGCAACCGCATTATTGTAATTTTTTTCCTTAGTTGAATATAAAAATGTTACATTTTTGTTATTCTTTATTATTTCTAATAATTTATTTACAATATCTTTTTTATTATTGAGTTCTTGATAATATCTATTTTTAAATTCTTCCCATTTGTTTGGATCATGATGAAACCATTTCCTTAGCTCATTACTGGGTGCAATTTCTTTAAGCCAAAGATCAATCTTTTTTTCTTCTTTTTTAATACCTCTAGGCCATAATCTTTCAACCAATATTCTGAGACCATCCTCTTCATCAACTTTATCATAAACTCTCTTAAGCTTTATCATAATAATCCCAATTAAAAAATGTATCGTATAATTAATAAATTTTGTTACATAAATTCTTTTATTAATTTAATACGAAAGTCATTTAATAAAAATAATGTGGAAGTTGTATAAGCAATTAAAATCAAACAAAACCTATTTGTAATGAAATCCCTACTTAGGCTTCCTTTAGAAACGTGAAAAATCAAAGACAATTATGTAATCTTGGTTTTTAAATATAAATAAAATTTCTTATAAAATTTTTAAATACAAATATTTATAATAAATATGGTGAAAATATGGTGAGCTCTACATCTACGAGTACAAATACTAAAGGCAGAACAGTAGGAGCAGGAAGAGCGATAGCGTTAACGATAGTTTACATAGTCATTTATGTTATAGTAAGTGCAATAACTAAGTATATAATAGAATCCTTACTACCATCATTTCACATATTCGCTGTGAAATATGAAGTATATGTACAAATACTACTAGCGTTGGCATTTGGATATCTAATCGTTAACGGATTTTCCTCAATATTCTATTATTCACTACTGTCGAAATATGGTCATCCAACAGCCGCCGCAATAAGAAACGTTGTAAGAATTATTGGAATTGGGGCATTAGCAGCTAGTATAGCAGGGGCTGTAGCTGGTGGCGCTGCAGGTGTTGCTTTAGGAGGATTTATTGGCATAGTAATAGGCTTTGCAACGCAACAGGTTCTAGGCCAAGCAGTTTCAGGTCTTTTCCTACTAATAGCTAGGCCTTTTAAAATAAATGACAATGTTAATATCGTTGGCGAAGATGGTATTGTGGAGGATGTCGCTACACTATTTACTACGGTAGTTAAAGCTGATGGTACAAAAGTCTTAGTACCTAATAACTTGATAATAGGAAATAAAATTTATCTAAAGCAGCAACAAAAGAGTTGATAGATCGATTCATTAAATGTTAATGGATCTTTTTTTTAAAAACTTTATATGATACAAAATTTATACTTAAATAGGCTTTCAATAGAAGTAAAATATAATTATGTAAAAATGAAGTCTCATTGTCTTAGATTTTATCCTAATAACCAAAGCTGATAACTCTTGGTATTTGACAAGAAGTTATATTGTTAAGATTGGCAAGTCGAGACAAATATGGATTGATATGTCTTTCTAAGAAATAAAGTACCGTTGGGTTAAATATGGTCATGGTTTTCTTTGTTGCATTGAATTGAATCTATAAACTGTGATAGCTAAGTGCACCCTTAGTAAAAGGATTAGCTTTTACTATAATGATACCTGTTAATCTCTCTATTTTCAAGCGTGTAACTAAAGAAGTGATTTCATGTATAAGCCTAGGAAAGATTCTTGAGATAAGGAAATTCTAAATTTATCTAGATTTTTTCATTGAAACAAAGCCAAAGAATTCCTATAATCAATACATTGATGGATTAAGATGAATTCCTTAAAGCATGCTTCTATATCTAGGTAAGTTCTTGGAATATTCTATGAAATGGTCTACCTTCTAAAATTGATGCCCCATACCCAGTTGTATCTCTAAATTCATTGCTAGAAACGAATTTTCTAAATGAATCTAAACTTTCCCACTCCGAATATATTAAATATTCTCTAGGTTCATCGACTCTTTTATATAATTTTGCATCAATGAACCCTATCCTCATTTCTTTTAATTTTTTAACCATTTCAAAAAATATGCTTTCAAATTCTTTTTCATGATCTTCTTTAACTTTGTAATATAAACCTACGTTTACCGTTCTTTTAATCATTGCCCTTCCCAGAGAATCTTAAAATTGCAAAAATATATATTTTTACATTAAATCAAATTATTGATTATCAAATTAAGCATTTTTGTTAACTCCCCGGTTAACAATGATAATGTTTTTAATCAATTTCTTTAAATTCAGTTATATCTCCATCATCTGATAACTTAATATAAAACTTATGAGAATTTTCCCCATTTTTTACCTCAATATTTCTACCTCTATAAAAATTTCCTCTTAACTCAATGTAGTCTATTTTATTTAAATTAAACCTCTTTTTCGCCTCATTTATTATGTTTATAAATGCCTTTGCACAATTATTACAACAGAAAAATAAT includes:
- a CDS encoding DUF488 domain-containing protein is translated as MIKLKRVYDKVDEEDGLRILVERLWPRGIKKEEKKIDLWLKEIAPSNELRKWFHHDPNKWEEFKNRYYQELNNKKDIVNKLLEIIKNNKNVTFLYSTKEKNYNNAVALKEYIENYQI
- a CDS encoding mechanosensitive ion channel domain-containing protein, with translation MVSSTSTSTNTKGRTVGAGRAIALTIVYIVIYVIVSAITKYIIESLLPSFHIFAVKYEVYVQILLALAFGYLIVNGFSSIFYYSLLSKYGHPTAAAIRNVVRIIGIGALAASIAGAVAGGAAGVALGGFIGIVIGFATQQVLGQAVSGLFLLIARPFKINDNVNIVGEDGIVEDVATLFTTVVKADGTKVLVPNNLIIGNKIYLKQQQKS
- a CDS encoding antibiotic biosynthesis monooxygenase family protein, yielding MIKRTVNVGLYYKVKEDHEKEFESIFFEMVKKLKEMRIGFIDAKLYKRVDEPREYLIYSEWESLDSFRKFVSSNEFRDTTGYGASILEGRPFHRIFQELT
- a CDS encoding TA0938 family protein; protein product: MLYLSALCGGTWGDYYETVEGEKLFFCCNNCAKAFINIINEAKKRFNLNKIDYIELRGNFYRGRNIEVKNGENSHKFYIKLSDDGDITEFKEID